A window of Bombina bombina isolate aBomBom1 chromosome 5, aBomBom1.pri, whole genome shotgun sequence genomic DNA:
AGAAATTGTAGAACTTACTCAGTGGAGAATACTTTTAATGAATCAAGGGATCTGTGCTCTAATACTTAATAGTAATGCacgtaatatttacatttttacaagagtataatCTTATAACTGGATACTCACAGCTTCTGTGTTTGAATTAGAAATATTTTTGGAATACCCATCTGTAGTCCTAATATTTTCAGTACCTTCAATGTGTGGTTTAGCCAATCTTAAATCTTTCAGGATTTTCCAgaaattttttctaaattttatacccacaaaaaaatataaaatagggtTAAGGCATGCATGCAAATAAGCAATGCTTTCGGTTACAATTAGAGCCATCTTAAAATGTTTGTCATGTAAATAATTCTTGTTTGACACTAATGCAATGAGAAGGACATTATAAGGTATCTGAGTAATAACAAATGCCAACACTACCATGATTATTATTTTCAATGATTTGTGTTTCTGAAATCTGCTTACATTAATTAAGGTTTTTACAATAAGGGTATAGCAGAAAAACATTACTACCAGGGGTAAAAAAAATCCGATGCTCAGCTGAAGTGAATTCATCATTACTTCCATATAATATGAGTCATAGAGTTCAAAACAATGTTCTTCATCAACCTTACATATAAACTGCGGTATTGCAATTAAAACTGAAATTATCCACATTGTTGTACAGATTCCTGGACCCCATTTATGTTTATTCAGTTGATATTTGTTTGCCTTAGTAGCACAGGTGATAGAAACAAGCCTATCAAAAGTGATGCAGGTGAGTGTCAGCATTGACGCGTATACATTTATTCTGTACATGCCGCGGATAATTTTACACATTGCAATACCAAATATCCAGCTGCGGGCCGCCTGATATGCCAAGAATGGCAACGTGCAGAGAAACAGCATATCTGCCATTGCCAGATTCATTAGAAACATGTCTGTCAGTGATTTCTTTTTctcataaaagatatatataatgaTGGTTAACAAATTTCCTGACAGTCCAAAAATGCAAATGATGGAATAAAAGGCAGGTAGAAAGGTGTGGCGCAGATGTGACACTGGTTGCTCTGTTTCTTCATCATAGGAGTAAGAGTAGTCTTCCATGgggatctaaaaaacaaaaatgattgtATTATTAAATAATCTGTATTTAGAGAGTTTGACTAATACGAACATAGGTATAAAttagagggacattaaagtcaGTTGTTTTATTCACTGAATCTAAAAGaagaaagtttttaaaaacatttctccattgttttttatatttaaagggctatgaaacactTATTAATACTAGATATAATCTATTCAAAAAAAGATTAGACTAAAGTTGTATTAAAAATATACTCTTGTTTAAAAGGAAGAGATTGTAAAATAGAAGAAAATGTAAAACCTCTAATTACCATAAATAAAGGGCACTGTCATGTTGTAATCTAGGTTTCCCTCTGTTAAAAAGTCTGTAGGTTATCTTATGtcatctgctgaggccagttagggatgGTTATATAGTGGATACTATTGTAAAAACCTCATAGTGGTCCCTTTAAATTGTACTGTTTCACATGCAGTATAGTCTTTCCATGTTAATGTCCCTACAATAAGACACACAATTACCACTTGTTTAagcttaaaaaaaatatctgtgaCTAAGAAACTTCATTATGgcaatattatacattttaaacgTTTGGATGTATTTTTATGGTCTTTAACAATATATTATAAATGCATTTACTCCTAGCAAATATTTAAAACTAAGCAAATACTTACTAACATTGAGTTTGTATATCTAGCTACTACTAtttattatttaaacaaataatacttaAAACTATAATTTGTATAACTAGCGTAATATATCATACAATGCAGTTCATATATACAGCTCTTAGTAAATATCAGTAGATTATATTTAAGGCattctgcaatattttttaaaatatattttaccttaagCTACCAATTGTCATATGCAGGAAATGACAGACTTGCTGCAAAATATTGAAGCCCAGTGTGTCTTCTTATCGTTCAGCAAgcacttttatacccttttttttttttttttttttttttcttgtctgatGGAAACGTTTTGGTCTTTCCTCTAGCTGATTTCAACATTAGtatgtaaatgttctttttatgtaaaagagaAAAACAATAGTGTGTATGATAAAAAATATAGTGCAGATGATGATTATGAGAGGTAAAATGCcaaatgttttatttgatttaGTCTACTTTTGTGTTTataatatgcaaaatatatatatattttttacatttatcaggTTTTATGATTATGTAG
This region includes:
- the CXCR6 gene encoding C-X-C chemokine receptor type 6, translated to MEDYSYSYDEETEQPVSHLRHTFLPAFYSIICIFGLSGNLLTIIIYIFYEKKKSLTDMFLMNLAMADMLFLCTLPFLAYQAARSWIFGIAMCKIIRGMYRINVYASMLTLTCITFDRLVSITCATKANKYQLNKHKWGPGICTTMWIISVLIAIPQFICKVDEEHCFELYDSYYMEVMMNSLQLSIGFFLPLVVMFFCYTLIVKTLINVSRFQKHKSLKIIIMVVLAFVITQIPYNVLLIALVSNKNYLHDKHFKMALIVTESIAYLHACLNPILYFFVGIKFRKNFWKILKDLRLAKPHIEGTENIRTTDGYSKNISNSNTEAVSIQL